GACCGCGCCGGTGTCTCGAACATCGAGATCGAGCGCACCCGTGACCGCGTCCGCGTCGACATCCACACCGCCCGTCCGGGCATCGTGATCGGTCGTCGTGGAGCCGAGGCCGAGCGCATCCGCGGCGACCTCGAGAAGCTCTCGGGCAAGCAGATCCAGCTGAACATCCTCGAGGTCAAGAACCCCGAGGCCGACGCTCAGCTCGTCGCGCAGGGCATCGCCGAGCAGCTCTCTGCTCGTGTGGCGTTCCGTCGTGCGATGCGCAAGGGTCTGCAGGGCGCTCAGCGCGCCGGCGCCAAGGGCATCCGTATTCAGGTCTCCGGCCGCCTCGGCGGCGCCGAGATGAGCCGTTCGGAGTTCTACCGCGAGGGTCGTGTGCCGCTGCACACGCTGCGCGCGAACATCGACTACGGCTTCTACGAGGCGAAGACCACCTTCGGCCGCATCGGCGTGAAGGTCTGGATCTACAAGGGCGACCTGACCGCGAAGGAGCTCGCTCGCGAGCAGGCCAACGCACCCAAGGCTCGTCGTGACGACCGTGGTGGCGACCGCCGCCGTGCCCCGCGCAACGAGGCACCTGTCGCAGAAGGAGCGTCGGCATAATGCTCATCCCCCGTAAGGTCAAGTTCCGCAAGCAGCACCACCCCGGGCGCTCGGGTCAGGCCACCGGCGGCACGAAGGTCTCCTTCGGCGAGTACGGTATCCAGGCGCTTTCGCCCGCTTACGTGACGAACCGTCAGATCGAGTCCGCTCGTATCGCGATGACCCGTCACATCAAGCGTGGTGGAAAGGTGTGGATCAACATCTACCCCGACCGTCCGCTCACGAAGAAGCCTGCCGAGACCCGCATGGGTTCCGGTAAGGGTTCCCCCGAGTGGTGGGTCGCCAACGTCAAGCCGGGCCGTGTCCTCTTCGAGGTCGCGGGTGTCGACGAGCAGCTCGCTCGCGAAGCTCTGACCCGAGCAATTCACAAGCTGCCGCTCAAGGCACGCATCATCAAGCGCGAGGAGGGCGACGCGTAATGGCGATCGGCACCAAGGAGCTCGCCCCGGCAGAGCTCGACACATTCGAAGACCAGCGCCTCGTCGAGGAGCTGCGCAAGGCCAAGGAGGAGCTGTTCAACCTCCGTTTCCAGTCGGCCACCGGCCAGCTGGAGAGCCACGGCCGCATCCGCGCCGTCAAGCGCGACATCGCGCGTCTCTACACCGTGATCCGCGAGCGTGAGCTGGGCATCCGTGCGACGCCCGCTCCGGTCGAGGCTCCGGCCAAGAAGGCGACCAAGTCGAAGGCGAAGAAGGCGGACTCCGCCGACGACGCCGTGAAGGAAGAGGCTGAGTGATGGCCACCAAGAAGGAAGCGACTGCGGAGACGCAGGCCGCAGGACACGAGTCGTCCGAGCACGACGTCCGCGACACCGCTGCACGCGGTTACCGCAAGGCGCGTCGCGGCTACGTCGTCAGCGACAAGATGGACAAGACCATCGTGGTCGAGGTCGAGGACCGCGTGAAGCACCCGCTTTACGGCAAGGTCATCCGCCGCACCTCGAAGGTCAAGGCGCACGATGAGGCGAACACCGCCGGCATCGGCGACCTGGTCCTGATCAACGAGACCCGCCCGCTCAGCGCCACGAAGCGCTGGCGCCTGGTGGAGATTCTGGAGAAGGCCAAGTGATCCAGCAGGAATCCCGACTCAAGGTCGCCGACAACACCGGCGCCAAGGAGCTGCTCACGATCCGCGTTCTCGGTGGCTCGAAGCGCCGCTACGCGGGCCTCGGCGACACCATCGTCGCGACCGTCAAGGACGCGATCCCCGGTGGCAACGTCAAGAAGGGCGACGTCGTCAAGGCGGTCATCGTCCGCACCAAGAAGGAGGTCCGTCGTCCGGACGGCTCCTACATCAAGTTCGACGAGAACGCCGCCGTGATCCTGAAGAACGACGGGGAGCCCCGCGGCACCCGTATCTTCGGACCGGTCGGTCGTGAGCTTCGTGACAAGAAGTTCATGAAGATCGTCTCGCTGGCGCCGGAGGTCATCTAATCATGGCGAAGATCAAGAAGGGTGACCTGGTTCAGGTCATCACGGGTGCCACGCAGGAGCGTGGCGGCGACCGCGGTAAGCAGGGCAAGGTCCTCGACGTCCTTTCCGACAAGAACCGCGTCATCGTCGAAGGCGTGAACTACGTCACCAAGCACACCCGCGTCGGACAGACGCAGCGTGGCACCAAGACCGGAGGCCTCGAGACCGTCGAAGCCTCCATCCACATCTCGAACGTCGCACTCGTCGACCCCTCGACCAAGAAGCCGACCAAGGTCGGCCACCGGGTCGAGGAGCAGACGAAGGACGGCGTGAAGCGCACCGTCCGCGTGCGCTACGCGAAGAAGAGCGGTAAGGACCTCTGATGAGCACCGACACTGCCGCGCCGGCTGGCAAGATCCAGCCGCGCCTGAAGCAGAAGTACAACACCGAGATCAAGAAGGCGATGCAGGAAGAGTTCGGTTACTCGAACGTCATGCAGATCCCCGGACTGGTCAAGGTCGTCGTGAACACCGGTGTCGGCGAGGCAGCTCGCGACAGCAAGGTGATCGATGGCGCGGTCGACGACCTCACCAAGATCACCGGCCAGAAGCCGATCGTCACGAAGGCCCGCAAGTCCATCGCGCAGTTCAAGCTGCGTGAGGGTCAGGCCATCGGCGCGCACGTCACCCTCCGTGGTGACCGCGCGTGGGAGTTCGTCGACCGCCTCGTCTCGCTCGCTCTGCCCCGAATCCGCGACTTCCGCGGTCTCTCGGCCAAGCAGTTCGACGGCAACGGCAACTACACCTTCGGTCTCCAGGAGCAGAGCGTGTTCCACGAGATCGATCAGGACAAGATCGACCGGGTTCGCGGTTTCGACATCACCGTCGTCACCACCGCGAAGACGGATGACGAGGGTCGGGCACTGCTCCGCCACCTCGGCTTCCCGTTCCGCTCGGAAGACGCACAGGCGTAACACCCTTGACGGGCTCAGTGGTCTCGTGTCACTGAGCCCGTCGATGTGCACGTACAATTGAAAATTGCGTGTCATCGCAGGCCGTCTGTCGTGTAACGGCAGCCGGAACCTCATGAACAAAGGAAAACAACAATGACAATGACAGACCCGGTCGCAGATCTGCTGACCCGTCTGCGCAACGCGAACTCGGCGCACCACGATTCCGTGACCCTGCCGTCGAGCAAGCTCAAGACGCACATCGCTGAGATCCTCCAGCAGGAGGGCTACATCGCCGGTTGGGAGACCTCTGACGCTCGCGTCGGGAAGAACCTCACGCTGACGCTGAAGTACGGTCCCAACCGTGAGCGCTCCATCGCCGGTATCAAGCGCGTCTCGAAGCCCGGTCTCCGCGTCTACGCGAAGTCGACCGAGCTGCCCACGGTCCTCGGCGGCCTCGGCGTGGCCATCCTGTCCACTTCCTCCGGTCTTCTCACCGACCGTCAGGCTGAGCAGAAGGGCGTGGGCGGAGAAGTTCTCGCCTACGTGTGGTAATTCGAAATGTCGCGTATTGGACGACTTCCCATCGACGTTCCTGCGGGCGTGACCGTTTCGGTCGACGGCCGTGAGGTCGCGGTGAAGGGCCCCAAGGGTGAGCTCACCCTCACGGTGGCCAGCCCCATCGAGGTCGCGGTCGAGGAGAACCAGGTTCTGGTCTCCCGTCCCGACGACGAGCGCGAGTCGCGGTCGCTTCACGGCCTGACCCGCACGCTCATCAACAACAACATCATCGGCGTGACCCAGGGATACACCAAGGGTCTCGAGGTCGTCGGCACCGGTTACCGCGTGCAGCAGAAGGGGAGCTCGGTCGAGTTCGCCCTCGGCTTCTCGCACCCGGTCCTGGTCGACCCGCCCGCCGGCATCACGCTCACGGTCGAGGGCACCACCAAGCTCACCGTCAGCGGGATCGACAAGCAGGCTGTCGGTGAGGCAGCTGCGAACATCCGCAAGATCCGCAAGCCTGAGCCGTACAAGGGCAAGGGTGTGCGCTACGCCGGCGAGAACGTGCGTCGCAAGGCCGGAAAGAGTGGTAAGTAACCATGGCTCTCAAGTCAAAGTCTGACGCCCGCGCGCGTCGTCACGCCCGCCTTCGCAAGAAGGTCGTCGGCACCGAGGCGCGTCCGCGTCTCGTCGTCAACCGTTCGGCCCGCCACGTCTTCGTGCAGCTGGTCGACGACAGCAAGGGTCACACCGTCGCGTCGGCTTCGACGCTCGAGACCGACCTGCGCTCGCTCGAGGGTGACAAGACCGCCAAGGCCCGCAAGGTCGGCGAGCTCCTCGCCGAGCGCGCGAAGGCCGCAGGCGTTTCCGAGGCAGTGTTCGACCGTGGCGGCAACCGCTACGCCGGTCGTGTCGCCGCCATCGCCGACGGCGCCCGTGAGGGGGGTCTGGCACTGTGAGTGACAACAAGGAGAACGAAGTGACCGAAGCGGCTGCTGCCACTTCCGAGACGGCTGCAGGCACCACGCAGGCAGAGCCGACTCGCGATCAGCGCGACGGCCGCCGTGGTGGCCGTGGTGACCGCAACCAGGGTGGCCGCGACCGCAACTCGCGCGACCGTGGTGACAACCAGTTCCTGGAGCGCGTCGTCACCATCAACCGTGTCTCGAAGGTCGTGAAGGGTGGTCGTCGCTTCAGCTTCACCGCTCTCGTGGTCGTCGGTGACGGCAACGGTCTGGTCGGCGTCGGCTACGGCAAGGCCCGTGAGGTCCCCCTGGCCATCTCGAAGGGTGTCGAAGAGGCCAAGCGCAACTTCTTCCGCGTTCCGCGCGTCGGCAGCACCATCCCGCACCCCGTGCAGGGTGAGGCCGCCGCTGGTGTGGTCCTGCTCCGCCCGGCCGCTGCCGGTACCGGTGTCATCGCCGGTGGTCCGGTCCGCGCCGTGCTCGAGTGCGCCGGCATCCACGACGTGCTGTCGAAGTCGCTCGGCTCGTCGAACACGATCAACATCGTGCACGCGACGGTCACCGCCCTGAAGCAGCTCGAGGAGCCTCGTGCGGTCGCCGCACGTCGTGGCCTCGAGTTCGACCAGGTCGCCCCTGCGCGTCTCGTCCGCGCCGAGGCCGAGGCCATCGCCGCACAGAAGGTAGGTGCCTGATGGCCGCGCGACTGAAGGTCACGCAGATCAAGTCCAAGGTGAGCGAGAAGCAGAACCAGCGCGACACGCTGCGCAGCCTCGGTCTCAAGCGGATCGGTGACACCACCGTCCGCCCCGACGACGCGCAGACGCGCGGTTACGTCAAGACCGTCGCCCACCTCGTCAAGGTTGAGGAGATCGACTAATGGCTGAGAAGAACGAGGCCGTCGAGGCTGAGAAGGCCCCGAAGAAGGCTGCAGCCCCCAAGGCCGCCGCCGAGAAGAAGCCTGCTGCGAAGAAGGCTCCGGCCAAGAGCGCAGCAGCCGACGCCAAGGCTGAGGCTCCCGCCAAGAAGCCGGCTGCCAAGAAGGCTGCGCCCGCGAAGGACGCTCCGGCGTCCCGCCCCGGCGTGCTGAAGGTGCACCACCTGCGTCCCGTCCCCGGATCCAACACCGCCAAGACTCGCGTCGGCCGTGGTGAGGGCTCCAAGGGTAAGACCGCTGGTCGTGGTACCAAGGGCACCAAGGCGCGCAACACCGTTCGCGTCGGCTTCGAGGGTGGGCAGATGCCGCTGCACATGCGCACCCCGAAGCTGCGTGGGTTCAAGAACCCGTTCCGCGTGGAGTACCAGGTCGTGAACCTGGAGAAGCTCGCGGAGCTGTACCCCAAGGGTGGCGACGTCACCGTGGGCGACCTGGTCGCCAAGGGTGCCGTTCGCAAGAACGAGAAGGTCAAGGTTCTCGGTAACGGCGACATCGCCGTGAAGCTCACCGTTTCGGTCGACAAGGTCTCGGGTTCCGCCGAGCAGAAGATCGTCGCGGCGGGCGGATCCGTCAAGTAACCGCAGTGCAAGAGGGGCCGGAGATTCTCCGGCCCCTCTTGTGGTTTCACACTGCGAGACCTCGCTCTGGGGCCGCATCCGGCGGGCCTGGTATCGGTGGCGAATTCCGGGAAGCCCGGTTTGCGTTACCCTGGTCTTTCAGCCGTCCTTCGGGAATCGGCAACCTTTTCAGGAGGAACGTCCTTGTTTAGCGCCATCGCGCGGATCTTCCGCACCCCCGACCTGCGTCGGAAGATCGGTTTCACCCTCGCCATCATCGCGATCTACCGGCTCGG
Above is a window of Microbacterium aurugineum DNA encoding:
- the rplR gene encoding 50S ribosomal protein L18, which encodes MALKSKSDARARRHARLRKKVVGTEARPRLVVNRSARHVFVQLVDDSKGHTVASASTLETDLRSLEGDKTAKARKVGELLAERAKAAGVSEAVFDRGGNRYAGRVAAIADGAREGGLAL
- the rpsC gene encoding 30S ribosomal protein S3, with product MGQKVNPYGFRLGITTDHVSRWFSDSTKPGQRYADYVAEDIKIRNLLKTQLDRAGVSNIEIERTRDRVRVDIHTARPGIVIGRRGAEAERIRGDLEKLSGKQIQLNILEVKNPEADAQLVAQGIAEQLSARVAFRRAMRKGLQGAQRAGAKGIRIQVSGRLGGAEMSRSEFYREGRVPLHTLRANIDYGFYEAKTTFGRIGVKVWIYKGDLTAKELAREQANAPKARRDDRGGDRRRAPRNEAPVAEGASA
- the rplN gene encoding 50S ribosomal protein L14, encoding MIQQESRLKVADNTGAKELLTIRVLGGSKRRYAGLGDTIVATVKDAIPGGNVKKGDVVKAVIVRTKKEVRRPDGSYIKFDENAAVILKNDGEPRGTRIFGPVGRELRDKKFMKIVSLAPEVI
- the rpsE gene encoding 30S ribosomal protein S5, whose translation is MTEAAAATSETAAGTTQAEPTRDQRDGRRGGRGDRNQGGRDRNSRDRGDNQFLERVVTINRVSKVVKGGRRFSFTALVVVGDGNGLVGVGYGKAREVPLAISKGVEEAKRNFFRVPRVGSTIPHPVQGEAAAGVVLLRPAAAGTGVIAGGPVRAVLECAGIHDVLSKSLGSSNTINIVHATVTALKQLEEPRAVAARRGLEFDQVAPARLVRAEAEAIAAQKVGA
- the rpsH gene encoding 30S ribosomal protein S8, yielding MTMTDPVADLLTRLRNANSAHHDSVTLPSSKLKTHIAEILQQEGYIAGWETSDARVGKNLTLTLKYGPNRERSIAGIKRVSKPGLRVYAKSTELPTVLGGLGVAILSTSSGLLTDRQAEQKGVGGEVLAYVW
- the rplX gene encoding 50S ribosomal protein L24, translated to MAKIKKGDLVQVITGATQERGGDRGKQGKVLDVLSDKNRVIVEGVNYVTKHTRVGQTQRGTKTGGLETVEASIHISNVALVDPSTKKPTKVGHRVEEQTKDGVKRTVRVRYAKKSGKDL
- the rpmC gene encoding 50S ribosomal protein L29; this encodes MAIGTKELAPAELDTFEDQRLVEELRKAKEELFNLRFQSATGQLESHGRIRAVKRDIARLYTVIRERELGIRATPAPVEAPAKKATKSKAKKADSADDAVKEEAE
- the rpsQ gene encoding 30S ribosomal protein S17, producing MATKKEATAETQAAGHESSEHDVRDTAARGYRKARRGYVVSDKMDKTIVVEVEDRVKHPLYGKVIRRTSKVKAHDEANTAGIGDLVLINETRPLSATKRWRLVEILEKAK
- the rplO gene encoding 50S ribosomal protein L15 — translated: MAEKNEAVEAEKAPKKAAAPKAAAEKKPAAKKAPAKSAAADAKAEAPAKKPAAKKAAPAKDAPASRPGVLKVHHLRPVPGSNTAKTRVGRGEGSKGKTAGRGTKGTKARNTVRVGFEGGQMPLHMRTPKLRGFKNPFRVEYQVVNLEKLAELYPKGGDVTVGDLVAKGAVRKNEKVKVLGNGDIAVKLTVSVDKVSGSAEQKIVAAGGSVK
- the rpmD gene encoding 50S ribosomal protein L30, whose product is MAARLKVTQIKSKVSEKQNQRDTLRSLGLKRIGDTTVRPDDAQTRGYVKTVAHLVKVEEID
- the rplP gene encoding 50S ribosomal protein L16 translates to MLIPRKVKFRKQHHPGRSGQATGGTKVSFGEYGIQALSPAYVTNRQIESARIAMTRHIKRGGKVWINIYPDRPLTKKPAETRMGSGKGSPEWWVANVKPGRVLFEVAGVDEQLAREALTRAIHKLPLKARIIKREEGDA
- the rplF gene encoding 50S ribosomal protein L6, yielding MSRIGRLPIDVPAGVTVSVDGREVAVKGPKGELTLTVASPIEVAVEENQVLVSRPDDERESRSLHGLTRTLINNNIIGVTQGYTKGLEVVGTGYRVQQKGSSVEFALGFSHPVLVDPPAGITLTVEGTTKLTVSGIDKQAVGEAAANIRKIRKPEPYKGKGVRYAGENVRRKAGKSGK
- the rplE gene encoding 50S ribosomal protein L5 — translated: MSTDTAAPAGKIQPRLKQKYNTEIKKAMQEEFGYSNVMQIPGLVKVVVNTGVGEAARDSKVIDGAVDDLTKITGQKPIVTKARKSIAQFKLREGQAIGAHVTLRGDRAWEFVDRLVSLALPRIRDFRGLSAKQFDGNGNYTFGLQEQSVFHEIDQDKIDRVRGFDITVVTTAKTDDEGRALLRHLGFPFRSEDAQA